Proteins encoded by one window of Melospiza georgiana isolate bMelGeo1 chromosome 18, bMelGeo1.pri, whole genome shotgun sequence:
- the P2RX4 gene encoding P2X purinoceptor 4 isoform X2 translates to MALCGALHSFLFEYDTPRIVLIRSRKVGLINRAVQLGILAYVIGWVFLWEKGYQETDSVVSSVTTKVKGVTLTNTSTLGARIWDVADYVIPPQGENTVFVMTNVILTLNQSQGHCPELPDDQTKCEVKNNCVPGYVSTHSSGIQTGECVPYNSSIKTCEVFAWCPVEDDYHIPKPAFLREAENFTLLVKNNIWYRKFNFSKRNILPTINSTYLKNCVYDAQTDPFCPIFRLGKIVEAAGQDFQEMAVEGGVMALQINWDCNLDRAASHCVPKYSFRRLDNKDSAHTVSPGYNFRFAKYYRNSDGTESRTLVKAYGIRFDIIVFGKAGKFDVIPTMINIGSGLALFGVATVLCDIVVLYCMKKRYFYREKKYKYVEDYELGVGETYGTDS, encoded by the exons ATGGCGCTGTGCGGGGCTCTCCACAGCTTCCTCTTCGAGTACGACACCCCGCGCATCGTGCTGATCCGGAGCCGCAAAGTGGGGCTCATCAACCGCGCCGTGCAGCTCGGCATCCTCGCCTATGTGATCGG GTGGGTTTTTCTGTGGGAAAAGGGTTACCAGGAAACAGACTCTGTGGTCAGTTCTGTAACCACGAAGGTCAAGGGTGTAACACTGACAAACACATCCACCCTGGGGGCCAGGATCTGGGATGTAGCTGATTATGTCATCCCTCCTCAG GGTGAGAACACTGTGTTTGTCATGACCAATGTGATCCTCACACTGAACCAGAGCCAAGGCCACTGCCCGGAG ctcccagacGATCAAACAAAGTGCGAGGTGAAGAACAACTGTGTTCCAGGATATGtcagcacccacagcagtg GCATCCAGACTGGGGAGTGTGTTCCGTACAACAGCAGCATCAAGACCTGTGAAGTCTTTGCGTGGTGCCCTGTGGAGGATGACTATCACATACCCAA GCCAGCGTTCCTGCGAGAAGCTGAGAACTTCACCCTTCTGGTGAAGAACAACATTTGGTACCGGAAGTTCAACTTCAGCAA GCGAAACATCCTCCCCACTATCAACTCCACCTACCTCAAGAACTGCGTCTATGATGCCCAGACTGATCCCTTCTGCCCCATCTTCCGTTTAGGGAAAATAGTTgaagctgcagggcaggactTCCAGGAAATGGCTGTGGAG GGTGGAGTGATGGCACTGCAGATCAACTGGGACTGCAACCTGGACAGAGCCGCTTCCCACTGTGTGCCAAAATATTCCTTCCGGCGCCTCGACAACAAGGACTCTGCCCACACCGTCTCACCCGGCTACAACTTCAG GTTTGCAAAATACTACAGGAATAGTGATGGCACTGAATCACGGACACTTGTCAAAGCTTATGGCATCCGCTTTGATATCATAGTGTTTGGAAAG GCAGGAAAATTTGATGTCATTCCTACCATGATTAACATTGGCTCTGGCTTAGCGCTGTTTGGAGTG GCAACAGTGCTGTGTGACATTGTTGTTCTGTATTGCATGAAGAAGAGATACTTCTATCGGGAGAAGAAGTACAAATATGTGGAGGATTATGAACTG GGAGTTGGTGAGACATATGGAACAGACTCctga
- the P2RX4 gene encoding P2X purinoceptor 4 isoform X1 → MALCGALHSFLFEYDTPRIVLIRSRKVGLINRAVQLGILAYVIGWVFLWEKGYQETDSVVSSVTTKVKGVTLTNTSTLGARIWDVADYVIPPQGENTVFVMTNVILTLNQSQGHCPELPDDQTKCEVKNNCVPGYVSTHSSGIQTGECVPYNSSIKTCEVFAWCPVEDDYHIPKPAFLREAENFTLLVKNNIWYRKFNFSKRNILPTINSTYLKNCVYDAQTDPFCPIFRLGKIVEAAGQDFQEMAVEGGVMALQINWDCNLDRAASHCVPKYSFRRLDNKDSAHTVSPGYNFRFAKYYRNSDGTESRTLVKAYGIRFDIIVFGKAGKFDVIPTMINIGSGLALFGVATVLCDIVVLYCMKKRYFYREKKYKYVEDYELVSINEGRGKAELLPPLTPQRF, encoded by the exons ATGGCGCTGTGCGGGGCTCTCCACAGCTTCCTCTTCGAGTACGACACCCCGCGCATCGTGCTGATCCGGAGCCGCAAAGTGGGGCTCATCAACCGCGCCGTGCAGCTCGGCATCCTCGCCTATGTGATCGG GTGGGTTTTTCTGTGGGAAAAGGGTTACCAGGAAACAGACTCTGTGGTCAGTTCTGTAACCACGAAGGTCAAGGGTGTAACACTGACAAACACATCCACCCTGGGGGCCAGGATCTGGGATGTAGCTGATTATGTCATCCCTCCTCAG GGTGAGAACACTGTGTTTGTCATGACCAATGTGATCCTCACACTGAACCAGAGCCAAGGCCACTGCCCGGAG ctcccagacGATCAAACAAAGTGCGAGGTGAAGAACAACTGTGTTCCAGGATATGtcagcacccacagcagtg GCATCCAGACTGGGGAGTGTGTTCCGTACAACAGCAGCATCAAGACCTGTGAAGTCTTTGCGTGGTGCCCTGTGGAGGATGACTATCACATACCCAA GCCAGCGTTCCTGCGAGAAGCTGAGAACTTCACCCTTCTGGTGAAGAACAACATTTGGTACCGGAAGTTCAACTTCAGCAA GCGAAACATCCTCCCCACTATCAACTCCACCTACCTCAAGAACTGCGTCTATGATGCCCAGACTGATCCCTTCTGCCCCATCTTCCGTTTAGGGAAAATAGTTgaagctgcagggcaggactTCCAGGAAATGGCTGTGGAG GGTGGAGTGATGGCACTGCAGATCAACTGGGACTGCAACCTGGACAGAGCCGCTTCCCACTGTGTGCCAAAATATTCCTTCCGGCGCCTCGACAACAAGGACTCTGCCCACACCGTCTCACCCGGCTACAACTTCAG GTTTGCAAAATACTACAGGAATAGTGATGGCACTGAATCACGGACACTTGTCAAAGCTTATGGCATCCGCTTTGATATCATAGTGTTTGGAAAG GCAGGAAAATTTGATGTCATTCCTACCATGATTAACATTGGCTCTGGCTTAGCGCTGTTTGGAGTG GCAACAGTGCTGTGTGACATTGTTGTTCTGTATTGCATGAAGAAGAGATACTTCTATCGGGAGAAGAAGTACAAATATGTGGAGGATTATGAACTGGTAAGCATCAATGAAGGCAGGGGAAAGGCAGAATTGCTTCCTCCTCTGACTCCACAGAGATTCTGA